In one Vibrio echinoideorum genomic region, the following are encoded:
- a CDS encoding ATP-binding cassette domain-containing protein has product MTYQNTPSSKSNIPASAKYRLYRVGAGWALVAALEALTYTVLALSLVKQAPPLGVISAAIVAILVTVLVTRAGFISGAQLAGDLYSAVGQSLSKAKLSWFNDQHRTQLTQLAERGIPGFMSIPAHQLQTFLHTPLVPLFLIAGIGIVGGADVALISAVSLIGALLLQYKAQNHLSNSDSERHNADVQATKSTLELIDHLDLLRSTAGPERAIERIDQSWCTQEKVHSRINLTASMATLTSALATVLPLACVTIYLVVEGVTQPLLILGLLILITRAAAPLGELALAGFAINDVKSSIRDYNQLTNVPTLPEPKPENAISPNNYNFELNHVGYLDLFKDANVEIVQGEKVVINGVSGSGKSTLLGLFLRFDDPNQGHISLGGINLQNIPYDILIQHIAYVAQDPIIFTGTLAENIRLGNPEASNAEVELFARQAQLSELIDLSGDGINQSVGQKGSRLSGGERQRVAIARALIKKAPILILDEATSALDEVTEQKIAQQTQALGSTVIVVTHRDKKVWHPTLELTIDKQRVNVLRLRTNSIQDYEKSAAPRLSRAISSRSF; this is encoded by the coding sequence ATGACTTATCAAAATACCCCATCTTCCAAATCAAACATTCCCGCGAGCGCAAAATATCGTTTATACAGGGTGGGAGCTGGATGGGCGTTGGTTGCGGCACTCGAAGCCTTAACCTACACAGTTCTTGCACTATCATTGGTAAAACAAGCCCCGCCACTAGGTGTCATATCAGCAGCAATTGTCGCTATTTTGGTGACGGTTCTAGTAACACGAGCGGGGTTTATATCTGGTGCGCAATTAGCCGGAGATTTGTACTCGGCAGTCGGTCAATCTCTTAGTAAAGCAAAACTTTCTTGGTTTAACGATCAGCATCGAACGCAACTAACTCAACTTGCCGAACGAGGCATTCCTGGCTTTATGTCAATCCCAGCTCACCAATTACAAACATTTTTGCACACGCCATTAGTACCCTTATTCTTGATCGCTGGCATCGGAATCGTTGGGGGGGCAGATGTTGCACTAATCAGTGCAGTCTCATTGATAGGCGCATTGCTGCTGCAATACAAAGCACAGAATCACCTCAGTAACTCTGACAGCGAAAGACACAACGCTGATGTTCAAGCCACAAAATCAACGCTCGAGCTCATAGATCACCTTGATTTGCTTCGCTCAACGGCAGGACCTGAACGAGCGATAGAAAGGATTGACCAAAGTTGGTGTACACAAGAAAAAGTACATTCGAGAATCAACCTAACTGCATCCATGGCCACTTTAACCTCTGCACTTGCAACGGTCTTGCCTTTGGCCTGCGTCACTATCTACCTAGTTGTAGAAGGGGTTACCCAACCACTATTGATTTTGGGGCTGCTGATATTAATTACCAGAGCGGCTGCACCACTAGGAGAATTAGCCTTAGCTGGTTTCGCCATCAACGACGTAAAGTCCTCAATAAGAGATTACAACCAGCTAACCAATGTACCAACTCTACCTGAACCCAAACCGGAAAATGCTATTAGTCCTAATAACTACAATTTCGAACTAAATCATGTTGGCTATTTGGATCTTTTCAAGGACGCCAATGTAGAAATAGTACAAGGTGAAAAAGTTGTAATCAATGGCGTAAGTGGTAGCGGAAAGAGCACGTTATTAGGATTATTCTTAAGGTTTGATGACCCTAACCAAGGTCATATTTCGCTTGGTGGCATAAACCTCCAGAATATTCCATACGACATATTAATCCAGCACATCGCCTATGTCGCTCAGGATCCAATAATATTTACTGGAACATTGGCCGAAAATATTCGTTTAGGTAACCCAGAGGCAAGTAATGCTGAAGTAGAACTCTTTGCTAGGCAAGCGCAACTGAGTGAACTTATTGACTTATCAGGCGATGGAATAAACCAAAGTGTAGGCCAGAAAGGATCAAGGCTTTCTGGAGGGGAAAGACAAAGAGTCGCAATTGCTCGAGCTCTAATAAAAAAAGCACCTATCCTAATTTTAGATGAAGCCACCTCTGCACTTGATGAAGTAACCGAACAGAAAATAGCACAACAAACTCAAGCATTAGGTTCAACTGTTATTGTGGTAACACACAGAGACAAGAAAGTTTGGCATCCAACGCTAGAACTCACGATTGATAAACAAAGAGTCAATGTTCTTCGTCTTAGGACCAACAGTATACAAGATTACGAAAAATCGGCGGCTCCGCGATTAAGTAGAGCAATAAGTTCGAGATCTTTTTAA
- a CDS encoding 3-deoxy-7-phosphoheptulonate synthase, translated as MNTLKNIIKIKSAMSLPNLENILDETIISTETKEFIFNQRQEIANILSGDDSRLLVIIGPCSVHEPNAVIEYATRLANAQKHYNGTLKLVMRTYFEKPRTRRGWKGFIVDPDLNGKFDLLKGITHSRKLMQSILELGVPTANEFLDTNIALYIADLVCWGAIGARTTESQPHRQLASGLHCPMGFKNGTDGNIDISIDAIHAAQDCHTMLTQTTDNQTVAIQTQGNNHCHVILRGGATPNYSSQHIKQTSLQLKRSKLSPKIVVDCSHGNSGKLAKNQLIVVEDIARQISSGEINIAGVMCESYLVGGNQKLGNGALNYGQSITDECLSWEDTLIFLDHLNVAMLKKVSSQLTPTEYV; from the coding sequence ATGAATACGTTAAAAAACATCATAAAAATCAAGTCAGCGATGTCTTTACCGAACCTAGAAAATATCTTAGATGAAACTATCATTAGCACAGAAACTAAAGAATTCATTTTCAACCAAAGACAAGAAATAGCCAATATCCTCTCAGGCGACGACTCAAGATTATTAGTCATTATCGGACCATGTTCAGTACATGAACCTAATGCAGTTATCGAATACGCGACTCGATTAGCAAATGCACAAAAGCACTACAATGGCACTTTGAAATTAGTCATGCGAACTTATTTTGAAAAACCACGAACACGAAGAGGATGGAAAGGATTTATTGTTGACCCAGATCTCAATGGTAAATTCGATTTACTCAAGGGGATTACTCACAGTCGGAAACTAATGCAATCGATTCTAGAACTTGGTGTTCCCACAGCCAATGAGTTTCTCGATACTAATATCGCCTTATATATTGCAGACCTAGTATGTTGGGGAGCCATCGGTGCTCGCACTACTGAATCACAACCTCATCGACAGTTGGCTTCTGGGTTACATTGCCCTATGGGCTTTAAAAACGGTACTGACGGTAATATTGACATATCCATTGATGCTATACACGCAGCACAAGATTGTCATACGATGCTAACACAAACAACCGACAACCAAACTGTTGCAATACAAACTCAAGGCAACAATCACTGCCACGTAATCTTACGTGGTGGGGCAACTCCAAATTATTCGTCCCAACATATAAAACAAACCTCGCTCCAACTTAAACGAAGTAAACTCTCACCCAAAATAGTTGTCGACTGCAGTCATGGGAATAGCGGAAAACTCGCAAAAAACCAGTTAATCGTTGTTGAAGATATTGCTCGCCAGATCTCTTCCGGTGAAATCAACATCGCAGGTGTCATGTGTGAAAGCTATCTAGTTGGCGGCAATCAAAAACTCGGTAACGGAGCTCTCAATTACGGCCAATCAATTACTGATGAATGCTTAAGTTGGGAAGATACTTTAATATTTCTCGACCACTTGAATGTTGCAATGTTAAAAAAAGTGAGCTCTCAACTAACTCCAACCGAGTACGTTTAA
- a CDS encoding isochorismate synthase: MKREVVGFSKMANEMFNKELLKSPFFFSSPYNSMLGVGIKTQCSHSIPFSQLASKAEELLKKAKTKDSDNPVLFATVPFDERTPTQFCIPETLYVSSSTRSQGSSDCTSQKAKVISPPTGEDYKNGVSHLLDLFDTTELSKVVLSRSVKITTDENINQCSLLRNLLSINTNGYTFCSQISERSKLMGASPELLLSKKGSHVLSNPLAGSRAKSSCGVENQNAYSSLLDTQKDLNEHNLVVEEVEKVLSNYCHNLYTPMVPSVIETETMLHLSTVLQGQADDPNINALKIAADLHPTPAVCGFPRQPAYAAIKEIENFDRGYFTGMVGWCDARGNGEWVVTIRCAEVSLRSMSIYAGAGIVHESSPQSELDETGAKMKTILRAAGIQVDELLTV; encoded by the coding sequence ATGAAACGAGAGGTTGTCGGTTTTTCCAAAATGGCCAACGAGATGTTTAACAAAGAACTGTTAAAATCACCGTTCTTTTTTTCATCCCCCTATAATTCAATGCTTGGTGTTGGCATCAAAACACAATGTAGTCATTCCATACCTTTCTCACAACTAGCAAGCAAAGCTGAAGAGCTATTAAAAAAGGCTAAAACAAAGGATAGCGATAACCCTGTACTATTTGCGACCGTTCCATTTGACGAAAGAACGCCCACTCAATTTTGTATTCCTGAAACGCTTTATGTTTCCAGCAGTACACGTAGTCAAGGTAGCAGTGATTGTACGTCTCAGAAAGCCAAGGTAATCTCGCCACCAACTGGGGAAGATTATAAAAATGGCGTATCTCATTTGCTGGACCTTTTTGATACCACTGAACTATCAAAAGTCGTACTTTCTCGATCGGTAAAAATTACGACCGATGAAAACATCAACCAATGTTCGCTATTACGTAACTTATTATCAATAAACACAAATGGTTATACTTTTTGCTCTCAAATCTCGGAGCGTTCTAAGCTTATGGGAGCGAGCCCAGAGCTGCTCCTTTCCAAAAAAGGCAGCCACGTATTATCTAATCCGCTAGCTGGATCTCGAGCTAAATCGTCTTGTGGTGTTGAAAACCAAAATGCGTATTCTTCTTTACTTGATACTCAAAAAGATCTAAACGAACATAACTTAGTAGTTGAGGAAGTCGAAAAGGTTCTCAGCAATTATTGCCATAACCTATATACGCCAATGGTTCCCTCTGTAATTGAAACAGAAACCATGCTGCATTTGTCTACTGTGTTACAAGGGCAAGCAGATGATCCAAATATCAACGCCTTAAAAATTGCAGCAGATCTTCACCCAACACCGGCAGTATGTGGTTTCCCACGACAACCAGCCTATGCTGCCATAAAAGAAATTGAAAATTTCGATCGCGGTTACTTTACCGGAATGGTGGGCTGGTGTGATGCAAGAGGCAATGGCGAATGGGTCGTAACCATTCGATGTGCAGAAGTAAGTCTACGATCTATGTCGATTTATGCTGGTGCAGGGATCGTTCATGAATCCTCACCTCAAAGTGAACTCGACGAAACCGGAGCTAAAATGAAAACCATTTTGCGTGCGGCTGGAATACAAGTAGATGAGTTACTCACTGTATAA
- a CDS encoding (2,3-dihydroxybenzoyl)adenylate synthase, translating into MMNDDFTPWPENISKRYKELGYWQDKTLFDHLHETAMSSPDAPAICCGEITYSYQDFLDRIYKLSAGFMQLGLKPGDSVVLQINNTAEFYFSFFALTMKGITPVLALPAHRYLELSYFCNHAGARAYIFSDHVSGLTSRNMANQLIKECKTLDYAITTGETGQSNLISLQNLYITPCMKQYTTADKVAFFQLSGGTTGTPKLIPRTHNDYAYSIVGSNRICQFNAETRYLCTLPAAHNFPLSSPGALGTFFAGGCIVLSLDSSPENNFSLIEKHRVNTCALVPPLALLWMQYAQNAQQDISSLELIQVGGAKFSENAANKFPLILDCTLQQVFGMAEGLVNYTRLDDPIDIITKTQGRPISEHDEILIVSEEGLPVMLGEEGQLMTRGPYTIRGYYKAAGHNQRSFDKNGFYATGDLVRQTPEGNIIVTGRNKDQINRGGEKIATEEIENILLEHNGIHDVALVAVPDEFLGEKSCAIIVCNQDVNLKPVSIKKFLYEQGIAEYKIPDHINFRQKLPKTAVGKINKKALRAEYST; encoded by the coding sequence ATGATGAACGATGATTTTACACCTTGGCCTGAAAACATAAGTAAAAGGTATAAAGAACTAGGCTATTGGCAAGACAAAACCTTATTTGATCACCTTCATGAAACTGCTATGTCTTCCCCAGATGCGCCTGCCATTTGCTGTGGTGAAATCACCTACAGCTACCAGGACTTCTTGGATCGTATCTATAAGCTATCTGCCGGGTTTATGCAATTAGGTCTTAAGCCCGGGGATAGTGTCGTATTGCAAATCAATAACACTGCTGAATTCTATTTTTCATTTTTCGCTTTGACTATGAAAGGGATAACACCCGTTCTTGCTTTACCCGCCCATCGCTACTTGGAGTTAAGCTACTTTTGTAATCATGCTGGCGCTAGAGCCTACATTTTTTCAGATCATGTATCTGGTTTAACCTCGCGTAACATGGCTAATCAATTGATTAAAGAATGCAAAACTCTAGACTATGCTATTACAACAGGTGAAACAGGTCAGAGTAACCTTATTTCATTACAAAATTTATATATCACCCCTTGTATGAAGCAATATACCACTGCAGATAAAGTGGCTTTTTTCCAGTTATCAGGAGGGACAACAGGCACTCCTAAGCTCATTCCCAGAACGCACAATGATTATGCTTATAGTATTGTGGGAAGTAATCGCATCTGTCAATTTAACGCCGAGACACGTTATCTTTGTACCCTTCCTGCTGCTCACAATTTCCCACTAAGCTCTCCAGGAGCTTTAGGAACCTTCTTTGCTGGAGGGTGTATCGTGCTCAGTTTAGATAGTTCCCCTGAGAATAATTTTTCATTAATTGAAAAACATAGAGTCAATACATGCGCACTCGTTCCTCCCCTAGCCTTACTATGGATGCAATATGCACAAAACGCGCAACAAGATATTTCGAGCTTAGAGCTCATTCAAGTAGGGGGAGCAAAATTTAGTGAAAATGCCGCAAATAAATTCCCGCTGATTTTGGACTGTACGTTACAACAGGTATTTGGTATGGCTGAAGGTCTTGTGAATTACACACGGTTAGACGATCCGATAGATATCATCACGAAAACACAAGGTCGTCCTATTTCAGAACATGATGAAATACTAATAGTGAGTGAAGAAGGCCTACCCGTAATGTTAGGAGAAGAAGGTCAGTTAATGACTAGAGGCCCATACACCATACGAGGTTACTACAAAGCGGCAGGACACAATCAACGTTCATTCGATAAAAACGGATTTTACGCGACGGGAGATCTTGTTCGGCAAACTCCTGAAGGTAACATCATTGTGACAGGAAGGAATAAAGACCAAATAAATAGAGGTGGGGAAAAAATTGCCACAGAGGAAATTGAAAATATACTACTTGAGCATAATGGCATTCATGACGTAGCACTAGTAGCAGTTCCTGACGAGTTTTTGGGAGAAAAAAGCTGTGCGATAATCGTATGTAACCAAGATGTTAACCTTAAGCCAGTTTCAATAAAGAAATTTTTATATGAGCAAGGTATCGCAGAATATAAGATCCCAGATCACATTAACTTTCGCCAAAAATTACCTAAAACTGCTGTTGGAAAAATAAACAAAAAGGCCTTGAGAGCCGAATATAGTACTTAA
- a CDS encoding isochorismatase family protein — protein sequence MAIPKIASYQVLPLESFPTNKVDWVIDPKKSVVLVHDLQAYFLNFFDKTLSPVPELLRNVNKVTESARSAGIPVVYTAQPANQDPNERALLTDFWGVGLTQDTEIVPEVSPQPEDIQYTKWRYSAFKKTPLLEWMKEEQRDQLVIVGVYGHIGILSTALDAFMLDIKPFVIGDAIADFSKEDHMNTLKYVASRSGSVKSVDEFIDSVTARSFGELSLESMRQDVANILDVDLDEVDVDENLIFLGLDSIRIMTLHSRWKKIGIDIELAEMVGKNTIKDWWDSVQVAA from the coding sequence ATGGCCATTCCTAAGATCGCCTCATACCAAGTACTCCCGTTAGAATCATTCCCAACTAACAAAGTCGATTGGGTAATAGATCCTAAGAAATCGGTTGTTCTAGTTCACGATTTACAGGCTTATTTTCTCAATTTTTTTGATAAAACATTGTCTCCGGTTCCTGAGCTTCTAAGGAATGTAAACAAGGTTACAGAGAGTGCTAGATCTGCTGGTATACCCGTAGTTTACACTGCTCAGCCAGCTAACCAAGACCCAAACGAAAGGGCACTTCTTACTGATTTTTGGGGGGTAGGGCTGACACAAGATACAGAGATAGTACCTGAGGTATCACCGCAACCTGAGGATATTCAATATACCAAGTGGCGTTATAGTGCGTTTAAGAAAACGCCTTTACTTGAATGGATGAAAGAAGAACAAAGGGATCAGTTAGTCATCGTTGGTGTTTATGGCCATATTGGTATTCTTTCAACAGCGTTGGATGCTTTTATGTTAGATATTAAACCATTCGTTATTGGTGATGCTATTGCAGATTTTTCTAAAGAAGACCATATGAATACATTAAAATATGTTGCTAGTAGAAGCGGTAGCGTTAAATCTGTGGATGAGTTTATTGACAGTGTTACTGCACGTTCTTTTGGTGAATTGAGCTTAGAGTCTATGAGACAGGATGTTGCGAATATTTTGGACGTTGATTTGGATGAAGTCGATGTTGATGAAAACTTGATTTTCCTTGGACTTGATTCGATACGCATAATGACACTACATAGCCGTTGGAAAAAAATAGGTATTGATATTGAACTTGCTGAGATGGTCGGCAAAAATACGATTAAAGATTGGTGGGATTCTGTTCAGGTAGCTGCTTAA
- a CDS encoding 4'-phosphopantetheinyl transferase family protein: MFVSLSLSKQSFLPFIKDIEVGYVRSNPTLHYCSIVFDSDGYQDGLFDYLNVPFPTSLVSSVQKRRAEYIAARYAAQILLKKLGCELGVGSSQNRAPIWPFGFSGSLSHTNGKAIAVVSQQPHHCSPGIDVEVFSPAVIQESENVFTTKTERNILKASSIQYELALLVTFSVKESLYKSLYPTVRRYFGFDAVKICSIDNRVGRVSLELTQDLTTELTKGTKFSGLYSYQENLMTTLVM; encoded by the coding sequence ATGTTTGTATCCCTCTCTCTTTCTAAGCAGTCATTTCTTCCTTTTATTAAAGACATTGAGGTGGGGTATGTTCGGTCCAATCCGACTTTACATTATTGCTCTATAGTGTTCGATTCCGATGGTTATCAAGATGGTTTGTTTGATTATTTAAATGTACCTTTTCCTACTTCGTTAGTGTCTTCAGTACAGAAGCGGAGAGCGGAATATATCGCTGCAAGATACGCTGCCCAAATATTGCTAAAAAAACTAGGGTGTGAGCTTGGTGTGGGGTCGTCTCAAAACCGAGCGCCTATATGGCCTTTTGGGTTTAGTGGTAGCTTATCTCACACAAACGGTAAAGCCATAGCTGTGGTTTCTCAACAGCCTCACCATTGTTCGCCTGGTATCGATGTCGAAGTATTTTCGCCTGCAGTGATTCAAGAATCCGAAAATGTATTTACTACCAAGACAGAGCGGAACATTTTGAAGGCGAGCAGCATACAGTATGAGCTTGCTTTATTGGTTACGTTTTCTGTTAAAGAAAGCTTATATAAATCACTCTACCCAACGGTTCGTCGCTATTTTGGCTTTGATGCAGTAAAAATTTGTAGCATTGATAACAGAGTAGGGAGAGTCAGTTTAGAGTTAACTCAAGACTTAACTACAGAGTTGACAAAAGGTACTAAGTTCAGCGGTCTGTATTCGTATCAAGAGAATTTAATGACAACACTGGTGATGTAG
- a CDS encoding replication initiation protein, which produces MTYQSLGTILVEDEHYYDYHMKSHSLIYAASDLTARMMDIFALLLTEMKQADWDANEAPTYCFKSKKLCEWFGCPKKQLYSRLKEPSKQLASKTLGIEQNGSFRYTPILSYVAYENGTLAIKPNNELKSTYIVNLSQNGFAKVDNKIFRALTNPNEKKIFEFLCRYRYDKEMYFITLNKLQVIFGIKTEDGQILKETYKSPVQFVSRLIAPALKKISQSEEALEKMVILEKDGKVGYELVDCEDGMNQKIRFLVKWKSEVTKEELNEAAGKALQLSSELSIKKKKGEDIYDILVELLPLIDLLGYEDKAKSIALRIDTIQQERRNKELRAKEEKEQSQSRKLEELVNAGFLDDL; this is translated from the coding sequence ATGACTTATCAATCGTTAGGGACAATCTTAGTGGAAGATGAGCATTACTATGATTATCACATGAAAAGTCATAGTTTAATTTATGCTGCTTCCGATCTGACTGCGCGAATGATGGATATATTTGCTCTTTTACTGACAGAGATGAAACAAGCCGACTGGGATGCAAATGAAGCTCCAACGTACTGTTTTAAATCGAAAAAACTTTGTGAATGGTTCGGGTGCCCTAAAAAGCAGTTGTATTCCCGACTTAAAGAACCATCTAAGCAGCTTGCTTCCAAAACATTAGGTATCGAGCAAAATGGTAGTTTCAGATATACCCCAATACTGTCCTATGTAGCATACGAGAATGGTACTTTAGCGATTAAGCCAAATAATGAACTAAAGAGTACTTACATCGTTAATTTAAGTCAGAACGGTTTTGCTAAAGTAGATAACAAAATATTTAGAGCTTTAACGAATCCAAATGAAAAGAAAATCTTTGAGTTTCTCTGCCGTTACCGCTACGACAAAGAAATGTATTTTATTACATTGAATAAATTACAAGTGATCTTTGGTATCAAAACGGAAGATGGCCAAATACTTAAAGAGACCTATAAGTCACCAGTTCAATTTGTATCAAGACTGATCGCTCCTGCATTGAAAAAGATATCTCAATCAGAAGAGGCCTTAGAGAAAATGGTCATTCTAGAAAAGGATGGAAAAGTTGGTTATGAATTGGTTGATTGTGAAGACGGAATGAATCAGAAAATCCGTTTTTTAGTTAAATGGAAGAGTGAAGTAACCAAAGAAGAGTTGAATGAAGCGGCAGGTAAAGCTCTTCAATTATCGAGTGAACTTTCTATCAAGAAAAAGAAAGGGGAAGATATCTATGACATTTTGGTTGAATTGTTACCTCTCATAGATTTACTTGGCTATGAAGATAAAGCTAAATCAATCGCACTCAGAATAGATACAATTCAACAGGAGCGGAGAAATAAAGAATTAAGAGCTAAAGAAGAAAAGGAACAAAGCCAAAGTCGCAAGCTTGAAGAACTCGTTAATGCCGGTTTTTTAGATGACCTTTAG
- a CDS encoding metal-dependent hydrolase, translating into MKWLNHTLISGAICAVVSPPHVAVCVAGATAPDWFEYVLKVGNRHIKHRGPTHVFTHWLLAALAFTFVWDYHGIGMEFAWGGVSHILTDAMTVSGVPFSPYSDRRFHLFGGRFRTGDPIEYAISAGVVVMCIALSHLTGGNGFAPFFYDWGGMYQEGVIDVLEWKTNRFRLI; encoded by the coding sequence TCTGGCGCGATTTGCGCTGTGGTATCACCGCCTCATGTTGCTGTGTGTGTCGCCGGTGCAACGGCCCCTGATTGGTTTGAATATGTACTTAAGGTTGGCAATCGACATATAAAACATCGAGGCCCCACACATGTTTTTACGCATTGGTTACTGGCTGCCCTAGCCTTTACTTTTGTTTGGGATTATCACGGGATTGGGATGGAATTTGCTTGGGGCGGCGTTAGCCATATATTGACTGATGCGATGACAGTCTCTGGTGTGCCTTTTTCGCCCTACAGTGACAGGCGTTTCCATCTCTTTGGAGGCCGATTTCGAACCGGAGATCCCATCGAATATGCTATTTCAGCAGGGGTTGTGGTGATGTGTATTGCCCTATCCCACCTTACTGGTGGAAATGGATTTGCGCCGTTCTTTTACGATTGGGGAGGCATGTACCAAGAAGGTGTGATTGACGTGCTTGAGTGGAAAACTAATCGATTTAGGTTGATCTGA